One genomic region from Phragmites australis chromosome 1, lpPhrAust1.1, whole genome shotgun sequence encodes:
- the LOC133924828 gene encoding RNA polymerase II C-terminal domain phosphatase-like 2 isoform X4, whose product MAVPRPPPLAALGGGGGGTPAVGSPAGVSMRMFHGDVFLGEVEVFPMKQGPEGGLPFPSNEIRISHLSPASERCPPLAILQTIAPFSVRCKLKAKPIPPQPGLQRLYFTCFNEYKSVVVVVGDEELHLVAMPTKAEKVLCFWCCSARSGLYAASVGMLNLRCLAIVFDLDETLIVANTMKSFEDRIEMLSRRIDVEDDPVRVAGMSAEIKRYIEDKELLKEFIDTDTVTDNGRIVGTQKEEVQPLSGGQERVLRPVIRLPERNAVLTRINPEIRDTSVFVKLRPAWEDLRSYLTAKGRKRFEVYVCTMAERDYALEMWRLLDPECNLISSQQISERVVCVKSGSKKSLQNVFRDRGCHPKMAMVIDDRLNVWDDKDQPRVHVVPAYTPYYAPQAEMANAVPVLCVARNVACNVRGGFFREFDENLLRKVFELAYENELLDLPYAPDVGDYLVCEDTTFVPINKDHAPIPEGMRGAEVEKRLNGQSYLGDQREGRQVSSSARSSDDEGMAVRGTGGSRNIQSNGGSLAITPSVFVMVLQEIGRLCDSKVEFRSTVSNGKSIQFSVEVLFSNEKIGIGIGKTRDEAQVQAAEKALQNLEKCKPNLPTGTPIAM is encoded by the exons ATGGCGGTGCCTCGCCCTCCGCCGCTGGCGGCCCTGggaggcgggggcggcggcacccCCGCCGTCGGATCACCCGCCGGGGTCAGCATGCGTATGTTCCACGGCGACGTGTTCCTCGGGGAGGTGGAGGTGTTCCCGATGAAGCAGGGGCCCGAGGGGGGCCTCCCGTTCCCGAGTAACGAGATCCGCATCAGCCACCTCTCGCCGGCGAGCGAGAGGTGCCCGCCCCTTGCCATCCTGCAGACCATCGCGCCCTTCTCCGTACGATGCAAGCTTAAGGCCAAGCCGATACCTCCCCAGCCAGGCCTCCAGCGCCTGTATTTCACTTGCTTCAACGAGTACAAG AGTGTAGTGGTAGTGGTCGGAGATGAGGAGCTGCACCTAGTGGCAATGCCGACCAAGGCGGAGAAAGTGCTGTGCTTCTGGTGCTGCTCTGCACGCTCTGGGCTCTATGCAGCATCGGTTGGGATGCTCAACCTGCGCTGCCTTGCCATTGTGTTTGATCTTGATGAGACCCTTATTGTTGCGAACACAATGAAGTCCTTCGAGGACCGGATTGAAATGCTTTCCCGCAGGATTGATGTTGAAGATGATCCTGTCAGAGTAGCAGGGATGTCTGCAGAAATCAAGCGGTACATTGAGGACAAGGAGCTTCTCAAGGAGTTCATTGACACAGATACTGTTACAGACAATGGCAGAATCGTTGGAACCCAGAAGGAGGAGGTTCAACCTCTGTCTGGTGGCCAGGAGCGTGTTCTCCGCCCTGTTATCAGGCTACCTGAAAGGAATGCCGTCCTGACTCGCATCAATCCAGAG ATTCGCGATACCAGTGTTTTTGTAAAGCTAAGGCCTGCTTGGGAGGATTTGAGAAGTTACCTAACTGCCAAGGGACGCAAAAGATTTGAGGTCTATGTATGTACAATGGCTGAGAGAGATTATGCTCTTGAGATGTGGAGACTTCTTGATCCAGAATGCAACTTGATAAGTTCACAGCAGATTTCAGAACGTGTAGTATGTGTAAAGTCAG GTTCCAAAAAATCTCTGCAGAATGTTTTTCGAGATAGAGGATGCCATCCAAAGATGGCCATGGTCATCGATGACCGACTTAATGTTTGGGATGATAAAGATCAGCCTAGAGTTCATGTTGTCCCTGCATATACTCCATACTATGCCCCACAAGCTGAG ATGGCAAATGCTGTTCCAGTGCTTTGTGTTGCGAGAAATGTCGCTTGCAATGTTCGTGGTGGTTTTTTCAG AGAATTCGATGAAAATCTATTGAGGAAGGTGTTTGAACTAGCGTACGAAAATGAGTTATTGGATCTTCCATATGCTCCAGATGTTGGTGACTACTTAGTCTGCGAG GATACTACTTTTGTACCGATCAATAAAGATCATGCCCCTATACCTGAGGGCATGAGAGGAGCTGAAGTGGAGAAGAGATTGAATGGGCAG TCATATCTGGGAGACCAAAGGGAAGGACGACAAGTATCATCCTCAGCCCGTTCATCAG ATGATGAGGGAATGGCAGTCCGAGGCACTGGAGGAAGTAGGAATATCCAGTCCAATGGGGGATCACTGGCAATAACCCCCTCGGTATTTGTCATGGTGTTACAAGAAATTGGGCGACTATGTGACTCCAAG GTGGAATTCAGATCTACTGTAAGCAATGGTAAAAGTATTCAATTTTCTGTGGAG GTTCTGTTCAGTAATGAAAAAATTGGAATCGGCATTGGAAAAACACGAGATGAAGCCCAAGTGCAAGCTGCTGAAAAAGCTCTCCAAAATTTGGAGA AATGCAAACCAAATCTCCCAACTGGGACTCCCATTgcaatgtga
- the LOC133924860 gene encoding cis-prenyltransferase 4, chloroplastic-like — MLLSRSPAASCKLLAPSRRTRLLTPCPRAGATEAALLPGGLRAESLPRHVAVVMDGNARWARARGLPSAAGHEAGRRALEETVRLSRAWGVRALTAFAFSHENWSRPKAEVDFLMALFERVIHDSVAEFLREGIRLRVIGDSSRLPVSLQKIAREAEEATRTNSSSQLDLTLAISYSGRRDIVQACRKLAQKVQGELLRPEDIDDLLFAEELETSPAGEFPYPDLLIRTSGELRLSNFLLWQSAYSELCFTDTLWPDFGEADYLEALASFQSRDRRFGVRKL; from the exons ATGCTGCTATCCCGCTCCCCAGCTGCTTCCTGTAAGCTACTCGCTCCCTCCCGTCGCACGCGCCTTCTGACACCATGCCCGCGCGCGGGGGCCACCGAGGCTGCGCTCCTCCCGGGCGGGCTGCGTGCGGAGTCGCTGCCGCGGCATGTGGCGGTGGTGATGGACGGGAACGCGAGGTGGGCGCGCGCGCGGGGGCTGCCGTCCGCTGCCGGGCACGAGGCCGGGCGGCGCGCGCTGGAGGAGACGGTGCGGCTCTCCCGCGCCTGGGGCGTCCGCGCGCTCACCGCCTTCGCCTTCTCCCACGAGAACTGGAGCCGGCCCAAG GCGGAGGTGGACTTCTTGATGGCGCTGTTTGAGCGGGTGATCCACGACAGTGTCGCTGAGTTTTTGAG gGAAGGAATTCGGCTACGTGTAATCGGCGACTCCTCAAGACTGCCAGTTTCCCTACAGAAGATTGCAAGAGAAGCGGAGGAGGCCACGAGGACCAACTCATCATCACAGCTCGATCTCACGCTGGCAATCAGCTACAGCGGCCGGAGGGACATAGTGCAAGCATGCCGGAAGCTCGCGCAGAAGGTGCAGGGCGAACTGCTCAGGCCGGAGGACATCGACGATTTGCTGTTCGCCGAGGAGCTCGAGACGAGCCCCGCCGGCGAGTTCCCGTACCCCGACCTTCTCATCAGGACTAGCGGCGAGCTGAGGCTGAGCAACTTCCTGCTGTGGCAGTCGGCGTACTCGGAGCTCTGCTTCACGGACACTTTGTGGCCTGACTTCGGGGAGGCCGACTACCTCGAAGCGTTGGCCTCCTTCCAGAGCAGAGACAGGCGGTTCGGTGTGAGGAAATTGTAG